A genomic stretch from Echeneis naucrates chromosome 6, fEcheNa1.1, whole genome shotgun sequence includes:
- the LOC115045017 gene encoding macrophage mannose receptor 1-like isoform X1 has product MAGLEILVLLLFGCSLSSGSQFPPRQYHYVNFTTNWSDAQRYCREHYTDLATFESMDDVNMLKSNFSSDTWAWIGLEDPPESWKWNMGNDTNSWRWSVTGETNKTGYESWAQTEPNNEYGHENCVFTSPSGQWLDASCEITKGFVCFNVTEQNQKIYQVYPHLTNWTSARDYCREHHTDLAMIENGDENAEVSSLITDSSGSWIGLFREPWRWTDGSQSSFRNWRENSPNNAGGEQFCIVEDTQRHVWDDDGCDKQYIFICHQVTKLKHTVKMTLKTDVDLTDPNMNGQLLRQLSLVLSDQGWTNFTLRWNIQPQKLKKED; this is encoded by the exons ATGGCCGGTTTAGAGATTCTGGTTCTGCTCCTCTTTG GTTGCAGTCTCAGCTCTGGCTCTCAGTTTCCTCCACGTCAGTACCACTATGTTAACTTCACAACGAACTGGAGCGATGCACAGCGTTACTGCAGAGAGCATTACACCGACCTGGCTACCTTTGAAAGCATGGACGATGTAAACATGCTCAAATCCAATTTTTCATCTGATACATGGGCATGGATAGGACTGGAAGATCCTCCAGAGTCCTGGAAGTGGAACATGGGCAATGACACCAACTCCTGGAGATGGTCAGTGACGGGTGAAACCAACAAAACTGGCTATGAATCCTGGGCACAGACCGAACCAAATAATGAATATGGACATGAAAACTGTGTGTTCACATCGCCTTCTGGACAATGGTTGGATGCGTCCTGTGAAATAACgaaaggttttgtttgtttcaatg tcACAGAACAAAACCAGAAGATCTATCAGGTTTACCCACATCTGACAAATTGGACTTCAGCACGAGATTACTGCAGAGAGCATCACACTGACTTGGCCATGATTGAAAACGGAGATGAAAACGCTGAGGTCAGTTCTTTGATTACAGACAGCTCAGGAAGCTGGATTGGTCTGTTCAGAGAGCCGTGGAGATGGACTGACGGATCTCAAAGCTCCTTCAGAAACTGGAGAGAAAACAGCCCGAACAATGCCGGTGGTGAGCAGTTCTGTATAGTTGAAGACActcaaagacatgtttgggatGACGACGGGTGTGACAAACAGTACATTTTCATCTGCCATCAAG TTACAAAACTCAAACATACCGTGAAAATGACACTTAAAACTGATGTTGACCTGACTGATCCAAATATGAATGGTCAACTTCTCCGGCAG ctcagtttGGTGCTATCAGATCAGGGATGGACTAACTTCACTCTGAGATGGAACATCCAGCCCCAAAAGCTGAAGAAAGAAGACTGA
- the nr1d2a gene encoding nuclear receptor subfamily 1 group D member 2a, whose amino-acid sequence MPEDVGTAKPGGVIAYISSGSASSPESCMSSSPSGGYLSTSPPLSRPSLPSRAVGMVVDIAPPAKAGHSRGQGMEKAGRSSTSSKSSITKINGMVLLCKVCGDVASGFHYGVHACEGCKGFFRRSIQQNIQYKKCLKMENCTIMRINRNRCQQCRFKKCLAVGMSRDAVRFGRIPKREKQRMLLEMQNAMNNMMSNNSQLHSMLHGNQSPPLPMEAMSSDTGSSLSSSSSSASDSPSCSNPSSPQCPQDSESVVSMDTTSSSSCSSDSGEDEALVTTSRQHQDALVFSQQRSPAKGQVSPLPAETGCNSRMEEQQESWNCWNNNAVVGGYQHSSYSNSQHLTDADYREESGVYQQQLDSAPSCEPSGQSQRQHEFNTQTASSGYNGPTSCVNNRAHLVCPMNTSPYVDPHKPSQEIWEEFSMSFTPAVREVVEFAKRIPGFRDLPEHDQVSLLKAGTFEVLMVRFASLFNVVERTVTFLSGKRYSLDTLRMLGAGELLNSMCEFSEKLAALRLDADEMSLFTAVVLVSADRSGIQDLNSVEALQDKLIRGLRNLVMHNHGEEAATTFTKLLLKLPELRSLNNMHSEELLSFKVHP is encoded by the exons ATGCCTGAGGACGTGGGGACAGCCAAGCCTG GAGGCGTCATTGCCTATATTTCCTCTGGCTCTGCCTCAAGCCCAGAGTCCTGTATGAGCAGCAGCCCCAGCGGCGGCTACCTGTCCACATCGCCCCCTCTGTCCCGCCCCTCGCTGCCCAGCAGGGCTGTGGGCATGGTGGTGGACATCGCCCCGCCGGCCAAGGCCGGGCACTCACGTGGTCAGGGGATGGAGAAGGCCGGCCGCTCCTCCACATCTTCGAAGAGCAGCATCACCA AGATCAATGGAATGGTTCTGTTATGCAAGGTGTGTGGCGACGTGGCCTCGGGCTTCCACTATGGTGTTCATGCTTGTGAAGGATGCAAG GGCTTCTTCAGGAGAAGcatccagcagaacatccagtACAAGAAGTGTCTTAAGATGGAGAACTGCACCATCATGAGGATCAACAGGAACCGCTGCCAGCAGTGTCGGTTCAAGAAGTGTCTGGCTGTTGGCATGTCCAGAGATG CTGTCAGATTCGGCCGCATCCCAAAGAGGGAAAAGCAGAGGATGCTGCTGGAGATGCAGAACGCCATGAACAACATGATGAGCAACAACAGCCAGCTTCACAGCATGCTGCACGGAAACCAGAGCCCCCCACTGCCCATGGAGGCCATGAGCAGCGACACCGGGTCCTcgctctcctcttcctcctcctctgcttcagACTCCCCATCGTGCTCCaacccctcctctcctcagtgTCCCCAAGACTCAGAGTCTGTCGTTTCCATGGACACtacctccagctcctcctgctcatCGGACAGCGGCGAGGACGAGGCTCTCGTCACCACGAGCAGGCAGCATCAAGATGCCTTAGTGTTCAGCCAGCAGAGGTCACCCGCAAAAGGCCAGGTCTCACCCTTGCCGGCGGAGACAGGGTGCAACAGCCGcatggaggagcagcaggagagctGGAACTGCTGGAATAACAACGCAGTTGTTGGGGGCTACCAGCACAGTTCGTACAGTAACAGCCAACACCTCACCGATGCTGATTATAGGGAAGAGAGTGgagtttatcagcagcagctcGACAGCGCCCCCAGTTGTGAGCCATCAGGACAGAGCCAAAGACAGCATGAatttaacacacaaactgccTCAAGTGGTTATAATGGACCAACCAGCTGTGTGAACAACAGAGCACACTTG GTCTGTCCGATGAACACCTCGCCCTACGTGGACCCCCACAAGCCCAGTCAGGAGATCTGGGAGGAGTTCTCCATGAGCTTCACCCCAGCCGTGCGGGAGGTGGTCGAGTTCGCCAAGAGGATCCCTGGCTTTCGTGACCTCCCTGAGCACGACCAAGTCAGCCTCCTGAAAGCTGGAACTTTTGAG GTGCTGATGGTCCGATTTGCCTCCCTGTTCAACGTGGTGGAGCGGACGGTCACTTTCCTCAGCGGGAAGCGCTACAGCCTCGACACACTACGCATGCTGGGCGCCGGCGAGCTGCTCAACTCCATGTGCGAGTTCAGTGAGAAACTGGCAGCGCTGCGACTCGATGCAGATGAAATGAGCCTCTTCACTGCCGTGGTGCTCGTCTCAGCCG ATCGGTCAGGGATCCAGGATCTGAACTCAGTGGAAGCCCTGCAGGACAAACTGATCCGAGGTCTGCGAAACCTGGTCATGCACAACCACGGCGAGGAGGCAGCCACCACTTTCACCAAACTGCTGCTCAAGCTTCCTGAGCTGCGTTCGCTCAACAACATGCACTCAGAGGAACTGCTCTCTTTCAAAGTGCACCCTTGA
- the LOC115045461 gene encoding C-type mannose receptor 2-like isoform X2, with protein MLFTSQETTRLLIPVRMNETLFVVLLLLTGFCLPSSSVTYIHFIIKSNKTWFDALEYCMTRKIELVQIQNEGTTKTLMGMTKYGFSGKAWIGLFTNSSMWTWVDGEEATYFNWNPDQLEELTDTGQCVSMNTDGFWNRNDCAQLRPSVCFDGDNYTLTLTEMTWNDAKSNCENLISTLAMIADDSTNDAVKLLIENGTEVWIGLMEINHWAWLGAEGIENTEILNWEPGRPDNGNGKQNCAAIVIENGTWTDEQCDMKYPFICLGIKQEPEKTWIRAVMLTIQSSANVEDPHVTAELQKKKLHLKIRSGRSN; from the exons ATGCTGTTCACATCTCAGGAAACTACACGTTTG TTAATCCCAGTCAGGATGAATGAAACTCTGtttgtggtgctgctgctgctcacag GTTTTtgcctcccctcttcttctgtgacatacattcattttattatcaAATCCAATAAGACCTGGTTTGATGCACTTGAGTATTGCATGACGAGGAAGATTGAATTAGTCCAAATACAAAACGAAGGGACCACCAAGACATTAATGGGGATGACGAAGTATGGATTCAGTGGAAAGGCCTGGATAGGACTGTTCACCAACTCGTCAATGTGGACCTGGGTGGACGGTGAAGAAGCCACATACTTCAACTGGAACCCCGACCAGTTGGAAGAATTGACCGACACGGGGCAGTGCGTGAGCATGAATACTGATGGTTTCTGGAACAGGAACGACTGTGCACAACTGAgaccttctgtttgttttgacg GTGACAATTACACCCTTACTCTGACAGAAATGACTTGGAACGATGCAAAAAGCAACTGTGAAAATCTAATTTCCACTCTGGCCATGATCGCTGATGACTCTACAAATGATGCTGTCAAACTGCTCATAGAAAACGGCACAGAGGTGTGGATTGGCCTCATGGAAATCAATCACTGGGCCTGGCTTGGAGCTGAGGGtatagaaaatacagaaattttAAACTGGGAGCCTGGAAGACCTGACAATGGTAATGGAAAGCAAAATTGTGCAGCTATTGTGATAGAAAATGGAACCTGGACAGATGAGCAGTGTGATATGAAGTATCCTTTCATCTGCTTGG GAATAAAGCAAGAACCAGAGAAGACATGGATCAGAGCGGTGATGTTGACAATTCAGTCCAGCGCAAACGTTGAAGATCCACATGTTACTGCTGAACTACAAAAGAAG aaattgcatttgaaaatcCGAAGTGGAAGGTCAAACTGA
- the LOC115045461 gene encoding C-type mannose receptor 2-like isoform X1: MLFTSQETTRLLIPVRMNETLFVVLLLLTGFCLPSSSVTYIHFIIKSNKTWFDALEYCMTRKIELVQIQNEGTTKTLMGMTKYGFSGKAWIGLFTNSSMWTWVDGEEATYFNWNPDQLEELTDTGQCVSMNTDGFWNRNDCAQLRPSVCFDGDNYTLTLTEMTWNDAKSNCENLISTLAMIADDSTNDAVKLLIENGTEVWIGLMEINHWAWLGAEGIENTEILNWEPGRPDNGNGKQNCAAIVIENGTWTDEQCDMKYPFICLGIKQEPEKTWIRAVMLTIQSSANVEDPHVTAELQKKLEIAFENPKWKVKLTWKKLRAK; encoded by the exons ATGCTGTTCACATCTCAGGAAACTACACGTTTG TTAATCCCAGTCAGGATGAATGAAACTCTGtttgtggtgctgctgctgctcacag GTTTTtgcctcccctcttcttctgtgacatacattcattttattatcaAATCCAATAAGACCTGGTTTGATGCACTTGAGTATTGCATGACGAGGAAGATTGAATTAGTCCAAATACAAAACGAAGGGACCACCAAGACATTAATGGGGATGACGAAGTATGGATTCAGTGGAAAGGCCTGGATAGGACTGTTCACCAACTCGTCAATGTGGACCTGGGTGGACGGTGAAGAAGCCACATACTTCAACTGGAACCCCGACCAGTTGGAAGAATTGACCGACACGGGGCAGTGCGTGAGCATGAATACTGATGGTTTCTGGAACAGGAACGACTGTGCACAACTGAgaccttctgtttgttttgacg GTGACAATTACACCCTTACTCTGACAGAAATGACTTGGAACGATGCAAAAAGCAACTGTGAAAATCTAATTTCCACTCTGGCCATGATCGCTGATGACTCTACAAATGATGCTGTCAAACTGCTCATAGAAAACGGCACAGAGGTGTGGATTGGCCTCATGGAAATCAATCACTGGGCCTGGCTTGGAGCTGAGGGtatagaaaatacagaaattttAAACTGGGAGCCTGGAAGACCTGACAATGGTAATGGAAAGCAAAATTGTGCAGCTATTGTGATAGAAAATGGAACCTGGACAGATGAGCAGTGTGATATGAAGTATCCTTTCATCTGCTTGG GAATAAAGCAAGAACCAGAGAAGACATGGATCAGAGCGGTGATGTTGACAATTCAGTCCAGCGCAAACGTTGAAGATCCACATGTTACTGCTGAACTACAAAAGAAG ttagaaattgcatttgaaaatcCGAAGTGGAAGGTCAAACTGACCTGGAAGAAGCTGCGAGCGAAATAG
- the LOC115045017 gene encoding macrophage mannose receptor 1-like isoform X2 produces MAGLEILVLLLFGCSLSSGSQFPPRQYHYVNFTTNWSDAQRYCREHYTDLATFESMDDVNMLKSNFSSDTWAWIGLEDPPESWKWNMGNDTNSWRWSVTGETNKTGYESWAQTEPNNEYGHENCVFTSPSGQWLDASCEITKGFVCFNVTEQNQKIYQVYPHLTNWTSARDYCREHHTDLAMIENGDENAEVSSLITDSSGSWIGLFREPWRWTDGSQSSFRNWRENSPNNAGGEQFCIVEDTQRHVWDDDGCDKQYIFICHQAQFGAIRSGMD; encoded by the exons ATGGCCGGTTTAGAGATTCTGGTTCTGCTCCTCTTTG GTTGCAGTCTCAGCTCTGGCTCTCAGTTTCCTCCACGTCAGTACCACTATGTTAACTTCACAACGAACTGGAGCGATGCACAGCGTTACTGCAGAGAGCATTACACCGACCTGGCTACCTTTGAAAGCATGGACGATGTAAACATGCTCAAATCCAATTTTTCATCTGATACATGGGCATGGATAGGACTGGAAGATCCTCCAGAGTCCTGGAAGTGGAACATGGGCAATGACACCAACTCCTGGAGATGGTCAGTGACGGGTGAAACCAACAAAACTGGCTATGAATCCTGGGCACAGACCGAACCAAATAATGAATATGGACATGAAAACTGTGTGTTCACATCGCCTTCTGGACAATGGTTGGATGCGTCCTGTGAAATAACgaaaggttttgtttgtttcaatg tcACAGAACAAAACCAGAAGATCTATCAGGTTTACCCACATCTGACAAATTGGACTTCAGCACGAGATTACTGCAGAGAGCATCACACTGACTTGGCCATGATTGAAAACGGAGATGAAAACGCTGAGGTCAGTTCTTTGATTACAGACAGCTCAGGAAGCTGGATTGGTCTGTTCAGAGAGCCGTGGAGATGGACTGACGGATCTCAAAGCTCCTTCAGAAACTGGAGAGAAAACAGCCCGAACAATGCCGGTGGTGAGCAGTTCTGTATAGTTGAAGACActcaaagacatgtttgggatGACGACGGGTGTGACAAACAGTACATTTTCATCTGCCATCAAG ctcagtttGGTGCTATCAGATCAGGGATGGACTAA